In Flavobacterium gelatinilyticum, a genomic segment contains:
- a CDS encoding helix-turn-helix domain-containing protein, which produces MKSLDSFYKDITEGSTVEPNSLLPNDIQKEIGHFNVFDIKELLERMQGKPGMPYDRRAYYKISLIRGHNKAEYADKVIEIEKQGLLFATPKIPYNYLPQDTNQGGQFCVFTSEFLSKNKSGIDLDELPIFASDGYPIFQLSDEEVEEAALIFNKIQKEINSDYIYKYDLIRNYVAELIHFGQKLQPITALYSKHNSAARVSSLFAELLERQFPIESPRQRLELRTAKDFAARLSVHVNHLNKVLKESTGKTTTELISSRLTNEAKILLKQTDWNISEIAYSLGFEELAHFSNFFKKQTSFTPLAFRS; this is translated from the coding sequence ATGAAATCTCTGGATTCCTTTTACAAAGACATAACCGAAGGTTCTACTGTTGAACCCAATTCTCTTCTTCCAAATGATATTCAGAAAGAAATTGGACATTTCAATGTTTTTGATATAAAAGAACTTCTGGAGCGTATGCAGGGAAAACCCGGGATGCCTTATGACCGAAGAGCCTACTATAAAATCAGTTTGATTCGAGGTCATAACAAAGCAGAATATGCCGATAAAGTAATCGAAATCGAAAAACAGGGATTGTTATTTGCAACACCCAAAATTCCGTACAATTATTTACCTCAGGACACCAATCAAGGCGGGCAGTTTTGTGTTTTTACCAGCGAATTTTTATCAAAAAACAAAAGCGGAATCGATTTGGATGAACTTCCTATTTTTGCTTCAGACGGATATCCTATTTTTCAATTATCTGATGAAGAAGTCGAAGAAGCTGCTTTGATTTTCAATAAAATACAAAAAGAAATCAACTCCGATTATATTTACAAATACGATTTAATCCGAAATTATGTTGCGGAGCTAATCCACTTCGGGCAGAAATTACAGCCTATAACTGCTTTATATTCAAAGCATAATTCTGCAGCGCGAGTTTCTTCTTTATTTGCTGAATTACTGGAAAGACAATTTCCAATTGAATCACCGCGCCAGCGTTTGGAATTAAGAACCGCAAAAGATTTCGCTGCACGATTATCTGTACATGTCAATCATTTAAATAAGGTTTTAAAGGAAAGCACCGGAAAAACCACTACCGAATTAATTAGTTCGCGTTTAACAAACGAAGCCAAAATATTATTGAAGCAGACAGACTGGAATATTTCTGAAATTGCCTATTCCCTTGGTTTTGAAGAACTGGCACATTTCTCTAATTTTTTTAAAAAACAAACATCCTTTACGCCTCTTGCTTTTAGGAGTTAA
- a CDS encoding 2'-5' RNA ligase family protein — protein MEKKYSVAIYPSQEVIDAVKTMKDYLKSKIDWYNSCNSTAHITICEFTIDDSQIAAIKQKLFKISDTITPSQVYLDHFGSYDNAGAFFIAPNKESKNNLKPIVKKIQETLKSLKLKKSDDPHMSIGRKLTSENLKIASQLFTTIHINFLCKEIVLRELDPVKKQFFVIDTFSFNGNSQPEFVQGSLF, from the coding sequence ATGGAGAAAAAGTATTCAGTTGCCATTTATCCTTCACAAGAAGTTATTGATGCCGTCAAAACAATGAAGGATTATTTAAAAAGTAAAATCGATTGGTACAACAGCTGTAATTCTACAGCACATATAACAATCTGTGAATTCACAATCGATGATTCTCAAATCGCTGCAATCAAACAAAAGCTTTTTAAAATCAGTGATACTATTACTCCATCTCAGGTATATTTAGATCATTTTGGTTCCTATGATAATGCCGGAGCGTTTTTTATAGCTCCAAACAAAGAATCCAAAAACAATCTAAAACCCATCGTGAAAAAGATTCAGGAAACCCTTAAATCTTTAAAACTCAAAAAAAGTGACGATCCGCATATGAGTATCGGCAGAAAGCTGACTTCTGAAAATCTTAAAATTGCATCACAGTTATTTACTACAATACACATTAATTTTCTCTGCAAAGAAATTGTTTTAAGAGAATTAGACCCTGTAAAAAAGCAGTTTTTTGTAATTGATACTTTTTCATTTAACGGAAATTCACAACCTGAATTTGTACAGGGAAGTTTGTTTTAA
- a CDS encoding alginate export family protein, with protein sequence MKNTFLLLLLLGILFSANAQQKPVFQKLRYEDDFSYLKTDSTKNLYEKIKYIPLGKNDKFYASIGGEIREQYFYTVNDKWGDETSGGDGYLLSRYLLNANVRLGRFRTFIEFQSSLANSKIDPSPVDENELDFHQAFLDIDLIQNKEQLLTFRAGRQEIAYGSQRLVSVRERPNNRIAFDGLKLFFKNKNWQTDAFYSHPAANKPGVFNDVFNEKAKLWGSYTVIHKVPFVQNIDLYYLGLWKDRAVFANAVGEETRHSVGTRIWKTKGNWKYDFEGLYQFGTINSQNISAWTLSSNTSYTFDSVKFKPEIGLKTEFISGDRNSNDNQLQTFNPLYPKGAYFGLVGLIGPANLIDIHPSAAFDLTEKLGFGIDYDVFWRSSIQDGLYAPNMQLLYSGKNTTERFIGTQLIANFDYNVNSFLTVSIEGAWFNAGPFLKEAGSGKDYFYSALTAQFKF encoded by the coding sequence ATGAAAAACACATTCTTACTATTGTTGCTTTTGGGAATCTTATTTTCTGCAAATGCACAACAAAAACCAGTTTTCCAAAAGCTGCGATATGAGGATGATTTCTCATATCTAAAAACCGATTCGACGAAAAACTTATACGAGAAAATCAAATACATTCCGTTAGGGAAAAACGATAAATTCTACGCTTCAATAGGCGGTGAAATCAGAGAACAATATTTTTATACCGTAAATGACAAATGGGGAGACGAAACATCCGGCGGAGACGGCTATTTACTTTCGAGATATTTATTGAATGCTAATGTTCGTTTAGGAAGATTCAGAACTTTTATTGAATTCCAAAGCAGTCTTGCCAACAGTAAAATCGATCCAAGTCCGGTAGACGAAAACGAATTGGATTTTCATCAGGCTTTTTTAGATATTGATTTAATTCAAAACAAAGAGCAGCTTTTAACTTTTAGAGCCGGGAGACAAGAAATCGCATACGGTTCACAACGTTTGGTTAGTGTGCGCGAACGTCCAAATAACAGAATTGCTTTCGACGGACTGAAACTTTTCTTTAAAAACAAAAACTGGCAGACAGATGCTTTTTATTCTCATCCCGCTGCCAATAAACCAGGTGTTTTTAATGATGTTTTTAATGAAAAAGCCAAACTTTGGGGAAGTTATACCGTAATTCACAAGGTGCCTTTTGTTCAGAATATCGATTTGTATTATTTAGGTTTATGGAAAGACCGCGCTGTTTTTGCTAATGCAGTTGGTGAAGAAACCAGACATTCTGTTGGAACCAGAATCTGGAAAACAAAAGGAAACTGGAAATATGATTTTGAAGGATTATACCAATTCGGAACAATTAATTCGCAGAACATTTCTGCCTGGACACTTTCATCAAATACCTCTTATACATTTGATTCCGTTAAATTCAAACCTGAAATTGGTTTAAAAACCGAATTCATTTCAGGAGATAGAAATAGTAATGATAACCAATTGCAGACCTTTAATCCGTTGTATCCAAAAGGTGCTTATTTTGGTTTGGTTGGTTTAATTGGTCCTGCAAACTTAATCGACATCCACCCTTCTGCTGCATTTGATTTAACTGAAAAATTAGGTTTCGGAATCGATTACGATGTTTTCTGGAGAAGTTCCATCCAAGATGGATTATACGCACCAAACATGCAGTTATTATATTCCGGAAAAAACACAACAGAACGTTTTATTGGTACGCAGTTAATAGCCAATTTTGATTATAACGTGAATTCATTTTTAACTGTTTCAATTGAAGGAGCCTGGTTTAACGCAGGGCCATTTTTAAAAGAAGCCGGATCAGGAAAAGATTATTTTTATTCTGCTTTGACTGCACAATTTAAATTCTAA